Proteins from a single region of Bdellovibrio bacteriovorus HD100:
- a CDS encoding RNA polymerase sigma factor translates to MNDLSDEDLLIKLAEGERKALDILYLRHSGRVLSYALKRRLSQERAEDLLQIVFLQIYRKKHLYDPKHSALAWIYVITRSELKDYRNREIKDFLEWDDSLSQTSESSPILEQKDEAEALLQDLKPREQEILRLRYLDEMEYNEIAALLQESESNIRQIVSRSLKFLRGQKPKGVSK, encoded by the coding sequence ATGAATGACTTGAGTGACGAGGATCTATTAATAAAACTTGCTGAGGGCGAACGCAAAGCCCTGGACATCCTCTATCTAAGACATTCGGGCCGCGTGCTCAGTTATGCCTTAAAAAGACGCCTTTCCCAAGAGCGCGCCGAAGACTTGCTGCAGATCGTGTTTTTGCAGATTTACCGTAAAAAACACCTGTACGACCCCAAACACTCGGCCCTGGCCTGGATTTATGTCATCACCCGAAGTGAGCTAAAAGACTATAGAAATCGCGAAATCAAAGATTTCCTCGAGTGGGACGATTCCCTGTCACAAACATCAGAGTCCTCTCCTATACTAGAACAGAAGGACGAGGCCGAAGCCCTGTTACAGGACCTGAAGCCCCGGGAGCAGGAAATCCTGCGCCTGCGCTATCTGGACGAGATGGAATACAACGAAATCGCGGCTCTTTTGCAGGAGTCCGAAAGCAACATCCGCCAGATTGTTTCGCGCAGTCTGAAGTTCTTAAGAGGCCAAAAACCGAAAGGAGTGTCGAAATGA